One part of the Glycine max cultivar Williams 82 chromosome 14, Glycine_max_v4.0, whole genome shotgun sequence genome encodes these proteins:
- the LOC102665102 gene encoding uncharacterized protein — protein sequence MWRLNKHNGRQSIEMVLMDHTGTKIGATLWQELFTEFEPKLHCGGAYVIQNVKVVDTHSDYKVSAIKYLVYFVKTTSVKEVDRPEIPPNVHAITSFADIISGVAKPNTLVDIVGVIAEVIERKTVNPAYRVTVKLRDNSHAEIIMTVWKEYALQLDDAIKKNHFVQKSLVVMLTLAKIKEPKDKYPLNVQNIKHGSKLYVNGDIVEIQQFHDSLRVPFYIGRLDDEGGVSQWQSTQYCQDKFLNNAQIVNFGEIKTLRQDCYCLTVGIVDEVMIDTPWSYDSCPCCTTTFDLLKIGAACRSCQNHVTHTIPRYKLVVKMEQNREKANFHFWDVVCVKIFGKTADECRQELIADEQCISNKSLAVGAASSSQQDCHPTPSLSQSSEYDPGNAAFVTPAKRTSDQQGSSQFDSDDFATYELSTNKHIKAE from the exons ATGTGGCGTCTTAACAAGCATAATGGTCGACAATCCATTGAGATGGTGTTGATGGACCATACG GGTACAAAGATTGGGGCAACTCTATGGCAAGAATTATTCACTGAATTTGAGCCCAAGTTGCATTGTGGTGGTGCATATGTTATTCAGAACGTGAAGGTTGTTGATACTCATTCTGACTACAAAGTGAGTGCAATTAAATATTTGGTTTATTTCGTGAAGACAACGTCTGTCAAAGAGGTAGACAGACCTGAGATTCCTCCTAATGTTCATGCCATTACTTCATTTGCTGATATAATTTCAGGCGTTGCAAAACCTAATACTTTAGTTG ATATTGTGGGTGTTATTGCTGAAGTGATTGAACGCAAAACAGTTAATCCTGCATACAGAGTGACTGTCAAGTTGAGAGACAACag TCATGCTGAGATCATCATGACCGTGTGGAAGGAATATGCTCTTCAGCTGGATGATGCTATTAAGAAAAACCATTTTGTGCAAAAGTCATTGGTTGTTATGCTAACCCTTGCTAAGATCAAAGAACCCAAGG ACAAGTATCCCCTCAATGTACAGAATATAAAGCATGGTTCGAAGTTGTATGTGAATGGTGACATTGTAGAAATCCAACAGTTCCATGATAG TTTACGCGTGCCATTTTATATTGGCCGTCTCGATGATGAGGGTGGTGTTTCTCAGTGGCAGTCTACCCAGTATTGCCAAGATAAGTTTTTGAATAATGCTCAAATAGTGAACTTTGGTGAAATAAAGACTCTGCGACAA GACTGTTATTGTTTGACTGTGGGCATTGTCGATGAGGTGATGATTGATACACCATGGAGTTATGACAGTTGTCCATGCTGTACTACCACTTTTGATCTATTAAAAATAGGTGCAGCCTGTCGTTCGTGCCAGAATCATGTTACTCACACTATTCCAAG GTATAAGTTAGTTGTCAAGATGGAACAGAATAGGGAGAAGGCGAACTTCCATTTTTGGGATGTTGTATGTGTCAAAATATTTGGTAAAACTGCAGATGAATGTCGTCAAGAGTTGATTGCG GATGAACAATGTATAAGCAACAAGTCACTGGCTGTTGGTGCTGCATCTTCATCACAACAAGATTGCCATCCTACA CCTTCATTGTCACAGTCATCTGAATATGATCCTGGAAATGCTGCCTTTGTAACTCCTGCAAAAAGAACGTCCGATCAGCAAGGAAGTAGTCAGTTTGATAGTGACGACTTCGCAACATATGAACTATCGACCAACAAGCATATAAAAGCTGAGTAA
- the LOC102664148 gene encoding DEAD-box ATP-dependent RNA helicase 1 isoform X2, whose amino-acid sequence MNPLTLVKRTQNINAREAALGIGDQASWHTKYKDSAYVFVGGIPFNLTEGDLLAVFAKYGEVVDVNLVRDKGTGKSKGFAFLAYEDQRSTNLAVDNLNGAQVLGRIIRVDHVDKYKKKEEEDKETEQQKREARGVCRAFQRGECTQGASCKFSHDEQACLIHTLAVLPWMRHPVDITRCQELPVCSVPLMKRRLQSVLEENMGISKLFPVQVALWQETVGPGDFERDLCINSPTGSGKTLAYALPIVQNLSTDTGGRLRALIVVPTRDLALQVKCVFDTLASPLGLRIGLAAGQSSLRHELSSLIYLPGEDDGPDPGFLSPLWFQSKVDILVATPGRLVDHVNKLSLKHLRYLVVDEADRLLREDYQSWLPTVLKLTQSRLAKIVLSATLTRDPGRLAQLNLHHPLFLSAGKMRYRLPEYLECYKLICERKVKPLYLVALLKSLGEEKCIVFTRSVESTHHLCKLLNCFGDLKIGIKEFSGLKHQRQDSG is encoded by the exons ATGAACCCGCTAACACTAGTGAAGCGCACTCAGAACATCAATGCCAGAGAAGCTGCACTTGGCATCGGCGACCAAGCCTCCTGGCACACCAAGTACAAGGATTCCGCTTACGTCTTCGTCGGTGGCATCCCCTTCAATCTCACCGAGGGTGACCTCCTTGCCGTTTTTGCTAA ATATGGAGAGGTTGTTGATGTTAACCTAGTTAGGGACAAAGGTACCGGAAAATCCAAGGGTTTTGCGTTCCTTGCGTATGAGGATCAGAGAAGCACGAATCTTGCTGTGG ATAATTTGAACGGGGCACAGGTTTTGGGGAGAATTATTAGGGTGGACCATGTTGATAAGTATaagaagaaggaggaggaggataaAGAGACAGAGCAGCAGAAGAGGGAGGCGCGTGGCGTTTGCCGTGCTTTCCAAAGAGGTGAATGCACTCAGGGAGCTAGCTGCAAGTTTTCTCATGATGAGCAA GCATGCCTTATTCATACACTCGCGGTTCTGCCATGGATGCGTCACCCTGTCGACATCACTCGCTGTCAAGAACTTCCTGTCTGTAGTGTTCCTTTGATGAAACGCAG GTTACAGTCGGTACTGGAGGAGAATATGGGAATCTCGAAGCTATTCCCGGTTCAGGTCGCACTTTGGCAAGAAACGGTTGGACCAGGTGACTTTGAGCGAGACCTTTGCATAAACTCGCCCACCGGAAGTGGCAAAACCTTGGCCTATGCTCTTCCCATCGTTCAAAACTTGTCCACCGACACCGGTGGCCGCCTCCGTGCTTTGATTGTAGTTCCCACTCGCGACCTTGCTTTGCAGGTTAAGTGCGTCTTCGACACCCTTGCATCACCGCTGGGTCTCCGTATTGGCTTGGCTGCTGGTCAATCTTCACTTCGCCACGAGCTTTCTAGCCTCATTTATCTACCTGGAGAAGACGACGGTCCAGATCCTGGGTTTTTGTCTCCGTTGTGGTTCCAAAGCAAGGTCGACATATTGGTAGCGACCCCTGGAAGGCTAGTGGACCATGTCAACAAGTTGTCGTTGAAGCATCTTCGTTATCTCGTGGTTGACGAAGCCGATCGATTGCTACGCGAGGACTACCAGTCCTGGTTACCTACTGTGCTTAAATTAACTCAGTCTAGGCTGGCAAAGATAGTTTTATCTGCTACATTAACTCGGGACCCAGGAAGGCTTGCTCAACTTAATTTGCATCACCCTTTATTCCTGAGTGCTGGGAAAATGCGTTATCGGCTCCCAGAATATTTGGAATGTTACAAACTG ATCTGTGAAAGAAAGGTCAAACCCTTGTATTTGGTTGCCCTTTTGAAATCCCTAGGAGAAGAAAAATGCATAGTTTTCACAAGATCTGTGGAATCAACACATCATCTCTGCAAATTGCTAAATTGTTTTGGTGATCTGAAAATTGGTATCAAGGAGTTTTCTGGTCTAAAACATCAACGG CAAGACAGTGGGTGA
- the LOC102664451 gene encoding uncharacterized protein, with protein sequence MNKVCFSSEEGVACASSLRRIYEEINKQKHIFGRQCSLFLSNYVWVYSGYGDHKRSGIRREVDESLRLGVDASIDACSRDDIQYLHTVFGELSTEIDNEGCRLIFIESNYYSHGKLCLCKFYTL encoded by the exons ATGAATAAAGTTTGCTTTTCTTCAGAAGAGGGAGTGGCATGTGCTTCTTCTCTTCGAAGAATTTATGAAGAG ATAAACAAGCAAAAACATATCTTTGGTCGTCAATGTTCTCTGTTTTTATCCAATTACGTATGGGTTTATTCAGGATATGGTGATCACAAGAGAAGTGGCATCAGAAG AGAAGTGGATGAATCTCTAAGACTGGGTGTCGATGCTTCAATAGATGCTTGCTCACGTGATGATATTCAATATCTTCATACTGTATTTGGGG AACTTTCAACAGAGATTGATAATGAGGGGTGTCGACTAATATTCATAGAAAGCAATTACTACTCCCATGGAAAACTTTGTTTATGCAAATTCTATACGTTATGA
- the LOC102664716 gene encoding LOW QUALITY PROTEIN: UDP-glucose 6-dehydrogenase 1 (The sequence of the model RefSeq protein was modified relative to this genomic sequence to represent the inferred CDS: inserted 2 bases in 1 codon): MFNTVSGKKIAILGFAFKKHTSDTRKTPAIDVCKGLLGDNTCLSIYDPCVTEEQIQKDLSMDGVEWDQQPMSSTTXRKVSVVGDAYEATKDAHGICILTEWDEFKNIDYQSVYDNMHKPAFVFDGRNILNVDKLREIGFIVYSIGRPLEQWLKNMPQQA, from the exons ATGTTCAACACGGTTTCGGGTAAGAAGATTGCAATTCTGGGGTTTGCCTTCAAGAAACACACTAGTGACACTAGGAAGACTCCTGCAATTGATGTTTGCAAAGGACTATTGGGGGATAACACGTGCTTGAGCATATACGATCCATGCGTTACTGAGGAGCAGATTCAAAAGGATTTGTCAATGGATGGTGTAGAATGGGACCAGCAGCCAATGAGTTCTACTAC CAGAAAAGTTAGTGTTGTTGGAGATGCCTATGAGGCAACTAAAGATGCTCATGGGATATGCATTCTTACAGAGTGGGATGAGTTCAAGAACATTGATTATCAAAGCGTGTATGACAACATGCACAAACCAGCATTTGTGTTTGATGGTAGAAACATATTGAATGTTGACAAGCTGAGAGAAATTGGATTCATTGTGTACTCAATTGGGAGGCCATTAGAGCAATGGCTAAAGAACATGCCCCAACAGGCTTGA
- the LOC100778911 gene encoding ATP-dependent DNA helicase PIF1 — MHLCLMEIENLLQANRKSLRDFPSMPYPLGYAANPHQNNLIYNELAYDRDILAAEFDKCYQSLTDEQASIFNKIMHVVATQSGGVYFLYGYGGTGKTLVWKTLSSAIRSTGGIVLTIASSGIASILLSDGRTTHSKFVILVPATQNSTCNIHQGSDLAELLHITKLIIWDEAPMCHRYSIEALDKILQDIMHNGNPFGGKVIVFGGDFRQILPVVPRGNRSDIVYATLNSSYIWNHCQILKLTKNMRLQSNPTDHSNLDELKQFSEWLLDIGDGKLAEPNDGYGEINIPDEFLIKEFQYLIQEIVEATYPDLLHNYNNGDFLQKRVVLASTKDVVDKINDYVLSLIPGEEKEYCSADSVDKSDELLSPAFGVLTAEFLNSLKTSGIPNHKLRIKVGTPIILLRNLDQAYGLCNRTRLIVTRLGSSVVEAEIITGPNIGHRTYIPRMNLSPSDSPWPFKLIRRQFPFMVSFAMTINKSQGQSLAQVGLYLPTPVFSHGELYVALSRVQSKKGFHILIHDNQGTPKNTTINVVYKEVFANL; from the exons ATGCATCTTTGTTTGATGGAAATTGAAAACCTCTTGCAAGCGAATAGGAAAAGCCTACGagattttccttcaatgccataCCCACTAGGATATGCCGCCAACCCGCACCAAAATAATCTCATCTACAATGAACTGGCTTACGACAGGGACATATTGGCTGCCGAATTTGACAAATGCTACCAGTCGCTAACAG ATGAGCAGGcttctatttttaataagattatGCATGTGGTTGCAACTCAATCAGGTGGAGTTTATTTTCTATATGGATATGGTGGCACAGGCAAGACATTGGTGTGGAAAACTTTATCATCTGCTATACGCTCTACTGGCGGCATTGTTTTAACAATAGCTTCAAGTGGGATTGCCTCAATACTATTGTCTGACGGTAGAACAACACATTCTAAGTTTGTTATTCTTGTCCCTGCAACACAAAATTCTACATGCAATATCCATCAAGGGAGTGATTTGGCTGAATTGTTGCATATCACAAAACTCATCATATGGGATGAAGCTCCAATGTGTCACAGATATAGTATTGAGGCCCTTGACAAAATTTTACAGGACATCATGCACAACGGCAATCCTTTTGGAGGAAAGGTCATTGTTTTTGGTGGTGATTTCCGTCAAATTCTACCTGTTGTGCCAAGAGGTAATCGTTCTGACATTGTCTATGCAACTCTAAATTCATCTTACATTTGGAACCATTGTCAAATTCTAAAGCTGACAAAAAATATGCGGTTGCAATCAAATCCTACTGACCATTCCAACTTGGATGAACTAAAACAATTTTCTGAGTGGTTGCTAGACATAGGTGATGGTAAACTTGCAGAACCAAATGATGGTTATGGTGAAATCAATATCCCAGATGAGTTTCTTATCAAGGAATTTCAATATCTTATCCAGGAAATTGTTGAAGCAACATATCCAGACTTATTACACAACTACAACAATGGCGATTTCTTGCAAAAAAGAGTTGTCCTTGCCTCTACAAAAGATGttgttgataaaataaatgactATGTCCTGTCTTTGATTCCTGGTGAGGAGAAAGAGTATTGTAGTGCTGATTCTGTTGACAAATCAGATGAACTACTCAGTCCTGCATTTGGAGTACTAACAGCTGAATTTCTAAACTCATTGAAGACATCAGGAATACCAAATCACAAGCTCAGAATCAAGGTTGGTACGCCTATCATCCTACTACGAAATCTGGACCAAGCTTATGGGTTATGCAACAGAACTAGGCTTATTGTTACAAGACTTGGTTCAAGTGTTGTTGAAGCAGAGATTATTACTGGGCCCAACATAGGTCATAGAACATACATACCAAGAATGAATCTTTCTCCTTCTGATTCACCATGGCCATTCAAGCTAATTAGAAGACAATTTCCATTCATGGTTTCATTTGCAATGACAATTAACAAATCTCAGGGACAGTCGTTGGCACAAGTTGGATTGTATTTGCCAACCCCAGTATTTTCTCACGGCGAGTTATATGTTGCACTTTCACGAGTTCAAAGCAAAAAAGGGTTCCACATTCTTATTCATGATAATCAAGGCACTCCCAAAAATACTACCATTAATGTAGTATACAAAGAAGTTTTTGCAAACTTATAA
- the LOC102664148 gene encoding DEAD-box ATP-dependent RNA helicase 1 isoform X1 → MNPLTLVKRTQNINAREAALGIGDQASWHTKYKDSAYVFVGGIPFNLTEGDLLAVFAKYGEVVDVNLVRDKGTGKSKGFAFLAYEDQRSTNLAVDNLNGAQVLGRIIRVDHVDKYKKKEEEDKETEQQKREARGVCRAFQRGECTQGASCKFSHDEQACLIHTLAVLPWMRHPVDITRCQELPVCSVPLMKRRLQSVLEENMGISKLFPVQVALWQETVGPGDFERDLCINSPTGSGKTLAYALPIVQNLSTDTGGRLRALIVVPTRDLALQVKCVFDTLASPLGLRIGLAAGQSSLRHELSSLIYLPGEDDGPDPGFLSPLWFQSKVDILVATPGRLVDHVNKLSLKHLRYLVVDEADRLLREDYQSWLPTVLKLTQSRLAKIVLSATLTRDPGRLAQLNLHHPLFLSAGKMRYRLPEYLECYKLICERKVKPLYLVALLKSLGEEKCIVFTRSVESTHHLCKLLNCFGDLKIGIKEFSGLKHQRVRSKTVGEFRRGEFQVLVSSDAMTRGMDVEGVRNVINYDMPKYTKTYVHRAGRTARAGQTGRCFTLMSKDEV, encoded by the exons ATGAACCCGCTAACACTAGTGAAGCGCACTCAGAACATCAATGCCAGAGAAGCTGCACTTGGCATCGGCGACCAAGCCTCCTGGCACACCAAGTACAAGGATTCCGCTTACGTCTTCGTCGGTGGCATCCCCTTCAATCTCACCGAGGGTGACCTCCTTGCCGTTTTTGCTAA ATATGGAGAGGTTGTTGATGTTAACCTAGTTAGGGACAAAGGTACCGGAAAATCCAAGGGTTTTGCGTTCCTTGCGTATGAGGATCAGAGAAGCACGAATCTTGCTGTGG ATAATTTGAACGGGGCACAGGTTTTGGGGAGAATTATTAGGGTGGACCATGTTGATAAGTATaagaagaaggaggaggaggataaAGAGACAGAGCAGCAGAAGAGGGAGGCGCGTGGCGTTTGCCGTGCTTTCCAAAGAGGTGAATGCACTCAGGGAGCTAGCTGCAAGTTTTCTCATGATGAGCAA GCATGCCTTATTCATACACTCGCGGTTCTGCCATGGATGCGTCACCCTGTCGACATCACTCGCTGTCAAGAACTTCCTGTCTGTAGTGTTCCTTTGATGAAACGCAG GTTACAGTCGGTACTGGAGGAGAATATGGGAATCTCGAAGCTATTCCCGGTTCAGGTCGCACTTTGGCAAGAAACGGTTGGACCAGGTGACTTTGAGCGAGACCTTTGCATAAACTCGCCCACCGGAAGTGGCAAAACCTTGGCCTATGCTCTTCCCATCGTTCAAAACTTGTCCACCGACACCGGTGGCCGCCTCCGTGCTTTGATTGTAGTTCCCACTCGCGACCTTGCTTTGCAGGTTAAGTGCGTCTTCGACACCCTTGCATCACCGCTGGGTCTCCGTATTGGCTTGGCTGCTGGTCAATCTTCACTTCGCCACGAGCTTTCTAGCCTCATTTATCTACCTGGAGAAGACGACGGTCCAGATCCTGGGTTTTTGTCTCCGTTGTGGTTCCAAAGCAAGGTCGACATATTGGTAGCGACCCCTGGAAGGCTAGTGGACCATGTCAACAAGTTGTCGTTGAAGCATCTTCGTTATCTCGTGGTTGACGAAGCCGATCGATTGCTACGCGAGGACTACCAGTCCTGGTTACCTACTGTGCTTAAATTAACTCAGTCTAGGCTGGCAAAGATAGTTTTATCTGCTACATTAACTCGGGACCCAGGAAGGCTTGCTCAACTTAATTTGCATCACCCTTTATTCCTGAGTGCTGGGAAAATGCGTTATCGGCTCCCAGAATATTTGGAATGTTACAAACTG ATCTGTGAAAGAAAGGTCAAACCCTTGTATTTGGTTGCCCTTTTGAAATCCCTAGGAGAAGAAAAATGCATAGTTTTCACAAGATCTGTGGAATCAACACATCATCTCTGCAAATTGCTAAATTGTTTTGGTGATCTGAAAATTGGTATCAAGGAGTTTTCTGGTCTAAAACATCAACGGGTAAGAAG CAAGACAGTGGGTGAATTTCGGAGAGGGGAGTTTCAAGTGCTTGTATCTTCTGATGCAATGACTCGTGGAATGGATGTTGAAGGGGTAAGAAATGTCATTAATTATGACATGCCCAAATACACAAAGACGTATGTTCATCGAGCTGGTAGAACTGCAAGAGCTGGCCAGACTGGGCGTTGCTTCACATTGATGTCAAAAGATGAGGTATGA